In Daucus carota subsp. sativus chromosome 4, DH1 v3.0, whole genome shotgun sequence, one DNA window encodes the following:
- the LOC135152040 gene encoding uncharacterized protein LOC135152040: MDISLQCDDYYLKPYFEFAEKVSPYKRIPLFDTVKNLSKSNPGLQTLTSIDLTPSSWMCVAWYPVCHIPNIGIPFKDFEAAFLTFHSISSFYQDFPEEDVQMGCNKRSPSISLPPFGCVTYKVEGNIWLNHGDLDFGRLYHLNKAADLWINQLGFEHHDFRFFTRQCSHHLVSAEPNAEPSAENNYSFHRFL, translated from the exons ATGGATATATCACTCCAATGTGATGACTACTATCTAAAACCTTACTTTGAGTTTGCTGAGAAAGTGTCTCCCTACAAGAGGATTCCCCTCTTTGACACT GTAAAGAATCTTTCGAAGTCAAATCCAGGCCTTCAGACTTTAACAAGTATTGATTTGACCCCTTCAAGCTGGATGTGTGTCGCCTG GTACCCTGTCTGTCATATCCCAAATATCGGGATACCTTTCAAGGACTTTGAGGCTGCCTTTCTGACATTTCATTCCATATCCTCATTCTACCAGG ATTTTCCCGAGGAAGATGTTCAAATGGGTTGCAATAAACGCAGCCCATCAATTTCTCTACCACCATTTGGGTGTGTGACGTACAAAGTGGAAGGGAACATCTGGCTGAATCATGGGGATTTAGACTTTGGGAGATTGTATCATCTTAATAAGGCTGCTGATTTGTGGATTAATCAGCTTGGTTTCGAGCACCATGATTTCAGATTTTTCACAAGGCAATGTAGTCATCATCTTGTCTCTGCGGAGCCCAATGCAGAGCCCTCTGCCGAGAACAATTATTCCTTTCATCGGTTTCTCTGA